A region of the Stieleria neptunia genome:
GAAACGACGAACGTGGCGGACGACCACCCCGCGGTCGTGAAGCATCTACTTGCGCTCGCCGACGCGATGCGGTCGGACCTTGGCGACTACAACCATGTCGGCGAGAACATGCGGTTCTTTGATCTGCAAGGCCCGCGGCCGACGACTCCGCCGGTGCCCGTTCGACCCAAGCATGGCACGAAATAGAATGAGCAGTAAGTCCGGAAGTGTCGCTGCGCTAGCGAGCTCGTGCGGCGCGCTCGCAGCAAAACTTGTATTTTTTCCCGCTGTTGCAGGGACAGGGATCGTAACGACCTGGTTTTGGGGCCTGGGCCTTGGGCGGCTTGGCTTCCAAACCGGATTCCCAATCTGACCGCCCCGGCGCATTGCTCTGAAACACTTGGCCGAACATTTCATCGTGGCGACTGATCATCGGCATCAGCACATCATCCTGAAACGCTTCACATTCGGCTTCGTCCAGCCCCATTGAGTCAGCGAACGAATTGATCGCTGACTGTCGTTTGTCCTCGGGAAGTTTCCCGATGTTCCAACAGGCCATCGCGACGTTCAGCGCCATTTGCATCTGCTCTGGTGACCCGTCGGTCTCGTCAATCAATGGTTGTGCGTATGCAGCCATCGCATCGGCCATCGCTCCCATCGTCAGTCCTCCGTGTGTTTGGGGGGCATCGCGATCGGAAACGAACGCCCGATCGCGAGATCTATCCACTCATGTTAACGATTGCACGACCATTCGGCATCGATTTCGCTCGATCGCTAACGACGCTCGGCGTCGCCGGGCGCTTCGTACTCCAGCAGGAATTTCTGCCGCTGTTCGAAAAAGCTGCGCAGGGACGGTTGGTTTCCCTTGTCGTCGGGGGCCTGCAAGGAAGTCGCTTGTTCGAAGGCCTCAAGCGTGGTCAGCTTTCGCGTGTCGGCGGCGACTTCCTCCTTGATCAACTTGGCGTGTTGAGCGATGACGGGTTCGACTTCATTCCACGCCAACGATTGCTCTGCGATTTGACGCACATACTGCAGATACTTGCTCCGCAGACTCGGCACCGACAGCAGCCGACTGTGTAGCGGCATTCGCGGGTTGTCGACGGCCACCAGCGGATCGAGATCGACGCCGCCATGGCCCGGTCCGCCGCCGCCACCTGGTCCGCCACGGCCACCTGGGCCGCCAGCTCCCGGGCCGCCGAATCCACCACGACCGCGTCGACGCTCTCCATCCGCATCGCGATTCGGTGGGCCATCGTCTGATCGGCCCAGGCCGAAACCGCCACCCGGCGGCGGCCGCAATCCGTCTTCCTGCGGCGGCCCAAAACCGTCACCTTGGGGCGGCCCAAAACCGCCGCCCGGCGGCGGGCCGAATCCGCCCCGTCCGAATCCGCCCCGTCCCCCGGAGCCTTCGGGGCCTCCTGGACCAAATCCGCCTCGTCCTCCGGGACCTCCGGGGCCTCCAGGACCGTGACCGCCGCCGGCTTGAAACGCTTCGTTCATGTCGTGGGGGATCACGTGGAATTGTTTGTCGCTGTCCAGAAACAGGCTGTAGTCGCTCGATCGCGTCCAATAGCCATCGCTGTTGACCAGGGCCACATCCAAGGCCAAAAAGCGAAGCGTTTCGTCGATGTCCAGCATCGGCGCGAGTTCGCGTTCCAATTCATCGAGCGGTGTTTCATTGAGCGTTTTGCATAGCTCCGCCAGCGCCTTCCAAGCCTTCTTTCCGTCGTCGGACTTCATTTCAAAACGCTGTTTGTACTCGTCCAGGTCGTCACCGAGGTAACGCAAGCCTGCATCGGCTCGGGGGCTTCCGCTCGCCTTCCAGCGTGTTCCCTTGGACGATTCATAGTGCTCGGCAAGGAAATCCTTGTTGAACTGTTGCACGTTGACGTACACGCCCCAGCTTTCGCCATTGATCACCACGCGGACATGGTTCGCCTTGGGCACCGGCAGATACTGACCGGCGATGTGTGAATACAGCACCGAACTCAGGAAGGAGGGATCGCCATTGCTATTGAGCAGGTTCAGGGTTTTGTAACCGTAGAGCCGCTGGTCCTCGTCCGCCAAGTCGATCGACACGTTGAACGACCGTTTGTAGCCACTGGGGACCATCCCGTAGGACGACTGACCACGAAAACGCATGCCGACGTTGGCATAGGTTTTACCATCAACGGTCAACGTAGCCGGAACGTCGACGTCGGTGCCGTGAAAGTCCTCCAGTTCCTTCTCCCAGTCCTGATTCTCGAACTCGAAAAACAGCGTACGCAGCACGGTCGAGTCGTACAGACCGGCGTCAGGAAACTGTTCGACCTCGTGAACCGAGACGCGACGACCGGGCTCGGCCGGTTCGCGGTTGCCGCGACCGCGACGCCCACCGCCGGGCGGTCCACCACCTGGACCACCGAAGCCTCCGCGTTGATCGCCCACCTGCTCTGTCGCCGCGGCGCGCGCCTTGGCCCGCTCCTGGCGATTGAGCCAACCGTTTTCGTCCTCGTCGAATTGCTCGACCAGTTTTCGATCCTCGCGCTGTCCGCCGGGGCCACCTGGTCCGCCGGGTCCGCCGGGGCCGCCAGGTCCGCCGGGGCCACCTGGACCGCC
Encoded here:
- a CDS encoding SEC-C metal-binding domain-containing protein, yielding MGAMADAMAAYAQPLIDETDGSPEQMQMALNVAMACWNIGKLPEDKRQSAINSFADSMGLDEAECEAFQDDVLMPMISRHDEMFGQVFQSNAPGRSDWESGLEAKPPKAQAPKPGRYDPCPCNSGKKYKFCCERAARAR
- a CDS encoding CotH kinase family protein, with the protein product MKRRFLRFTLLTVLAGLSAAALAQPPQGFGGPGGPGDFGAGGPGGPGGPGGPGGPGGPGGPGGQREDRKLVEQFDEDENGWLNRQERAKARAAATEQVGDQRGGFGGPGGGPPGGGRRGRGNREPAEPGRRVSVHEVEQFPDAGLYDSTVLRTLFFEFENQDWEKELEDFHGTDVDVPATLTVDGKTYANVGMRFRGQSSYGMVPSGYKRSFNVSIDLADEDQRLYGYKTLNLLNSNGDPSFLSSVLYSHIAGQYLPVPKANHVRVVINGESWGVYVNVQQFNKDFLAEHYESSKGTRWKASGSPRADAGLRYLGDDLDEYKQRFEMKSDDGKKAWKALAELCKTLNETPLDELERELAPMLDIDETLRFLALDVALVNSDGYWTRSSDYSLFLDSDKQFHVIPHDMNEAFQAGGGHGPGGPGGPGGRGGFGPGGPEGSGGRGGFGRGGFGPPPGGGFGPPQGDGFGPPQEDGLRPPPGGGFGLGRSDDGPPNRDADGERRRGRGGFGGPGAGGPGGRGGPGGGGGPGHGGVDLDPLVAVDNPRMPLHSRLLSVPSLRSKYLQYVRQIAEQSLAWNEVEPVIAQHAKLIKEEVAADTRKLTTLEAFEQATSLQAPDDKGNQPSLRSFFEQRQKFLLEYEAPGDAERR